A single genomic interval of Arthrobacter sp. NicSoilB8 harbors:
- a CDS encoding ABC transporter ATP-binding protein, translating to MTSSPGVRPAAVTARGWGWRHAGRPRPAVSGLDLDIRPGERVLLLGPSGAGKSTLLHALAGVLGDSASGASGPAGDSGGAGDAEDSDETGSLLIDGAPPRSRRGRAGLVQQDPETQVVLSRLGDDVAFGAENLSVPAAEIWPRVREALDDVGLGRLPLDHPTSALSGGQKQRLALAGILAMRPGLLLLDEPTANLDPAGVLEVRDAVGRCLDKTGATLVVVEHRVAVWKDLVDRIVVLQPGSATDSAVLIDGPPDRVLAEARDMLIGAGVWVPGYVPATRTRTAPASGQLLLAAEGLAVSRERPRRAGLRGGFRSIAPRPVQSGISTQVRAGEALTITGQNGSGKSTLALTMAGLLRPVAGTVSAPPGLSGHANGRGTGLGTGRGTGRQGEGAGTDPYRWKAQQLIARIGTVFQEPEHQFVTGRVLDELMFGPRHLGYGEERVDELLERLRLTELVEANPYTLSGGEKRRLSVATVLAAHPQVLVLDEPTFGQDANTWAELASFLSELLDAGTAVVSVTHDAEFSAVLGGTELRLHTPAAAAGAPAPDLELPEGASP from the coding sequence ATGACATCCTCACCGGGCGTCCGGCCGGCCGCCGTCACGGCCCGCGGCTGGGGCTGGCGGCACGCCGGACGGCCCCGGCCCGCGGTCAGCGGCCTTGACCTGGACATCCGGCCGGGGGAGCGTGTGCTCCTGCTGGGCCCCTCCGGCGCGGGCAAATCGACGCTGCTCCACGCCCTGGCGGGCGTGCTGGGAGACAGCGCGTCGGGCGCCTCGGGGCCGGCCGGCGATTCCGGCGGCGCCGGCGATGCCGAGGACTCTGACGAGACCGGAAGCCTGCTCATTGACGGCGCCCCGCCACGGTCCCGGCGCGGCCGCGCCGGGCTCGTGCAGCAGGACCCGGAAACCCAGGTGGTGCTTTCCCGCCTCGGCGACGACGTCGCGTTCGGGGCGGAGAACCTGTCCGTCCCGGCGGCGGAGATCTGGCCCCGGGTGCGTGAGGCGCTCGACGACGTCGGGCTGGGCCGGCTGCCGCTGGACCACCCGACGTCGGCGCTCTCCGGCGGACAAAAGCAGCGCCTGGCGCTCGCCGGGATCCTTGCGATGCGGCCGGGGCTGCTGCTGCTCGACGAGCCGACCGCCAACCTCGATCCCGCCGGCGTCCTGGAAGTCCGCGATGCCGTGGGCCGCTGCCTGGACAAGACCGGCGCCACCCTGGTGGTCGTGGAGCACCGGGTGGCGGTCTGGAAAGACCTCGTGGACCGGATCGTGGTGCTGCAGCCCGGTTCCGCCACCGACTCCGCGGTACTGATCGACGGCCCGCCGGACCGGGTCCTGGCCGAGGCGCGGGACATGCTCATCGGTGCGGGCGTCTGGGTGCCCGGCTACGTTCCGGCGACACGGACCCGGACGGCCCCGGCATCAGGACAGCTCCTGCTCGCGGCGGAAGGACTCGCGGTGTCCCGCGAGCGGCCGCGGCGGGCCGGGCTGCGCGGGGGCTTCCGCAGCATTGCGCCGCGTCCCGTGCAGTCCGGCATCTCGACGCAGGTCCGCGCCGGCGAGGCCCTGACCATCACCGGGCAGAACGGCTCGGGGAAGTCGACCCTGGCCCTGACGATGGCCGGGCTCCTGCGCCCCGTGGCGGGGACAGTCTCGGCCCCGCCGGGGCTGAGTGGTCACGCCAATGGTCGCGGAACTGGTCTCGGCACTGGTCGCGGCACTGGCCGCCAAGGCGAGGGTGCCGGAACCGATCCGTACCGGTGGAAGGCCCAGCAGCTGATCGCCAGGATCGGAACCGTGTTCCAGGAACCCGAGCACCAGTTCGTCACCGGCCGGGTCCTGGACGAGCTCATGTTCGGTCCGCGCCACCTCGGCTACGGCGAGGAACGCGTGGACGAGCTCCTGGAGCGGCTGCGGCTGACAGAACTCGTGGAGGCCAACCCGTACACGCTCTCCGGAGGCGAAAAGCGGCGCCTGTCGGTGGCCACGGTGCTGGCGGCGCATCCGCAGGTGCTGGTCCTGGACGAACCCACTTTCGGCCAGGACGCCAACACGTGGGCGGAGCTCGCCTCCTTCCTCTCCGAACTCCTCGACGCCGGCACCGCGGTGGTTTCCGTTACGCACGACGCCGAATTTTCCGCCGTCCTGGGCGGCACCGAACTCCGCCTCCACACCCCCGCAGCGGCGGCCGGCGCGCCCGCCCCGGACCTTGAGCTTCCGGAGGGGGCTTCGCCATGA
- a CDS encoding ECF transporter S component — protein MTDISAQHGSASRSSARRNYTWRVVDIVVAALIAVAGGVIFWAWSQGANLISTPINALYPPLTGLYAGGWMIPAVLGMLIIRKPGAALFCETVAATGELIMGSQYGTTVLISGVLQGLGAELVFAAFLYKKFNLPVSLLAGAGAGLFCGLNDSFLPWGWNIAYEAGDKLAYIVFTTISGAVIAGGLSWLATRGLAKTGVLGSFASRKAATEPVFS, from the coding sequence CGCCAGCCGCTCATCCGCACGGCGCAACTACACCTGGCGCGTGGTGGACATCGTGGTGGCCGCATTGATCGCCGTGGCCGGCGGCGTCATTTTCTGGGCCTGGTCCCAGGGCGCCAACCTGATTTCGACCCCCATCAACGCGCTCTACCCGCCGCTCACCGGACTCTACGCCGGCGGCTGGATGATCCCGGCGGTGCTGGGCATGCTCATCATCCGCAAGCCCGGCGCGGCGCTCTTCTGCGAGACCGTGGCGGCCACGGGCGAGCTCATCATGGGTTCGCAGTACGGCACCACGGTGCTGATCTCCGGCGTCCTGCAGGGCCTCGGCGCGGAACTGGTCTTCGCGGCATTCCTGTACAAGAAGTTCAACTTGCCGGTGTCCCTGCTGGCCGGTGCCGGCGCGGGCCTGTTCTGCGGCCTGAACGATTCCTTCCTGCCGTGGGGCTGGAACATCGCCTACGAAGCCGGCGACAAGCTCGCCTACATCGTCTTCACGACCATCTCCGGCGCCGTGATTGCCGGCGGCCTGTCCTGGCTGGCCACCCGCGGCCTGGCCAAGACCGGGGTGCTGGGATCCTTTGCCTCGCGCAAGGCCGCCACGGAGCCCGTCTTCTCCTGA
- a CDS encoding UDP-N-acetylglucosamine 1-carboxyvinyltransferase: MTQPTAEHVGLLLREARGAKGWTQGQLAAELGTSQSAIARMEQGKQNLSLKMIQRLETIVGHSIVKVGRPQMTHLRVEGGRTLSGAVDVNSSKNAGVALLCASLINRGTTTLRRLARIEEVNRIVEVLTSIGVECTWLNANDLQIRRPAVLDLASTDVEAARRTRSVIMLLGPLLDEADTYRLPYAGGCDLGTRTVQPHMQALRQFGLSVEAKSGFYAVQAPPSDGHDRSFVLSERGDTVTENAIMAAAHRRGTTIIRNASPNYMVQDLCFYLQMLGVDIAGVGTTTLKITGRPSIDVDIEYFPSEDPIEAMSLITAGIVTNSEVTIRRVPIEFMEIELATLEQMGQRLEVSGEYFARNGRTRLVDVTTRPSELGAPEDKIHPMPFPGLNIDNLPFFAVIAANAHGQTMIHDWVYENRAIYLTELNKLGAQVQLLDPHRIYVNGPTKWRAAEVGCPPALRPAACLLLAMLAARGVSELRNIYVIERGYEDLAERLNTIGAKIEYFQD; this comes from the coding sequence ATGACTCAACCGACTGCTGAACACGTAGGCCTCCTGCTCCGCGAAGCGCGCGGGGCGAAGGGCTGGACCCAGGGACAACTCGCCGCCGAGCTGGGCACCAGCCAGAGCGCCATCGCCCGGATGGAACAGGGCAAGCAGAACCTGAGCCTGAAGATGATCCAGCGGCTGGAGACGATCGTCGGGCACAGCATCGTCAAAGTGGGCCGGCCCCAGATGACCCACCTCCGGGTCGAGGGCGGCCGGACGCTCTCCGGCGCCGTGGACGTCAACAGCAGCAAGAACGCCGGCGTCGCGCTGTTGTGCGCCAGCCTCATCAACCGCGGCACCACTACGCTGCGCCGGCTGGCCAGGATCGAGGAAGTCAACCGGATCGTGGAGGTGCTGACCAGCATCGGCGTCGAATGCACCTGGCTCAACGCGAACGACCTCCAGATCCGCCGCCCGGCCGTCCTGGACCTGGCTTCCACGGATGTGGAGGCCGCGCGCCGGACCCGCAGCGTCATCATGCTCCTGGGCCCGCTGCTGGACGAGGCCGACACCTACCGGCTGCCCTACGCCGGCGGCTGCGACCTCGGTACCCGCACGGTCCAGCCGCACATGCAGGCGCTGCGCCAGTTCGGCCTGAGCGTGGAGGCGAAGTCCGGGTTCTACGCTGTCCAGGCGCCGCCGTCGGACGGGCACGACCGCTCCTTCGTGCTCAGCGAACGCGGCGACACCGTCACGGAGAACGCCATCATGGCCGCGGCCCACCGGCGCGGCACCACCATCATCCGCAACGCCAGCCCCAACTACATGGTGCAGGACCTCTGCTTCTACCTGCAGATGCTCGGCGTGGACATCGCGGGCGTCGGCACCACCACCCTGAAGATCACCGGCCGCCCGTCAATCGACGTCGACATCGAATACTTCCCGTCCGAGGACCCGATCGAGGCGATGAGCCTCATCACCGCCGGCATCGTGACGAACTCGGAAGTCACCATCCGCCGGGTCCCGATCGAGTTCATGGAAATTGAACTCGCCACGCTGGAGCAGATGGGACAGCGGCTCGAGGTCTCCGGGGAGTATTTTGCCCGCAACGGCCGCACACGCCTGGTGGACGTCACCACCAGGCCCTCGGAGCTGGGGGCACCGGAGGACAAGATCCACCCGATGCCCTTCCCCGGCCTGAACATCGACAACCTGCCGTTCTTCGCGGTGATTGCCGCCAACGCCCACGGCCAGACCATGATCCACGACTGGGTGTACGAGAACCGGGCCATCTACCTGACCGAGCTGAACAAACTGGGTGCCCAGGTGCAGCTGCTCGACCCGCACCGGATCTACGTCAACGGGCCCACCAAGTGGCGTGCCGCCGAGGTGGGCTGCCCGCCGGCCCTCCGCCCCGCCGCCTGCCTGCTGCTGGCCATGCTGGCGGCCCGAGGCGTCTCGGAGCTGCGGAACATCTATGTCATTGAGCGCGGCTACGAGGACCTGGCGGAGCGGCTTAACACCATCGGCGCGAAAATCGAGTACTTCCAGGACTGA
- a CDS encoding energy-coupling factor transporter transmembrane component T yields MRDALSLRGNHALLTRANPLAKFTAVTLITLVLALSIDWVSASVALAFELLLLPLAGLTLALLWQRGWPLILAAALGGWSTAILAPDAGSVLFDAGIWSISAGSLQLGIGFMLRGLAIALPAVLLMSCTDPTDLADALAQKAKLPHRFVLGTLAAMRLVGIMAEQWQTIGMARRARGVGSSGNPYQRFRATLGQSFGLLVQAIRSASRLAVTMEARGFGGATRTWARPSTFSGLDVWVLLGGLGIAAAAAAAALGAGTWNLVFLARQ; encoded by the coding sequence ATGAGGGACGCACTCAGCCTCCGCGGCAACCATGCACTGCTGACCCGGGCCAACCCGCTCGCCAAGTTCACCGCGGTCACGTTGATCACCCTGGTCCTGGCACTGTCCATTGACTGGGTTTCGGCGTCCGTGGCGCTGGCCTTCGAGCTGCTGCTCCTGCCGCTCGCCGGCCTGACCCTGGCTTTGCTGTGGCAGCGCGGCTGGCCGCTGATCCTCGCGGCCGCGCTGGGCGGCTGGAGCACCGCTATCCTTGCGCCCGACGCCGGATCCGTCCTGTTCGACGCCGGGATCTGGTCCATCAGCGCCGGCTCGCTGCAGCTGGGGATCGGCTTCATGCTCCGCGGGCTTGCGATCGCGCTGCCGGCGGTGCTGCTCATGAGCTGCACCGACCCCACGGACCTGGCCGACGCCCTGGCCCAGAAAGCGAAGCTGCCGCACCGGTTCGTCCTGGGCACCCTGGCGGCCATGCGGCTGGTCGGGATCATGGCCGAGCAGTGGCAGACGATCGGGATGGCCCGGCGCGCCCGCGGCGTCGGCTCGAGCGGCAACCCCTACCAGCGGTTCCGCGCCACCCTGGGCCAGAGCTTCGGCCTGCTGGTGCAGGCCATCCGGAGCGCGTCCCGGCTCGCAGTGACCATGGAGGCCCGCGGGTTCGGCGGCGCGACGCGGACCTGGGCCAGGCCGTCCACGTTCAGCGGACTCGATGTCTGGGTGCTGCTGGGCGGGCTTGGCATCGCGGCAGCCGCCGCGGCCGCAGCCCTGGGCGCGGGCACCTGGAATCTCGTCTTCCTCGCACGCCAGTAG